The stretch of DNA AAAAAATAAAGTTGAGAGCAAAATAGCAAGGGCAAAGTAATTAATCACGTAAACCCGAGGGGTTGTTTTCGGCGCCATAAAGAAGGCTACGGTATAAAAAATAAGCATGGAGGCAATCAGAAGGTACCGGGTGTCTTTTACCTTAAAAACCGCGAATAACGAAATAAACGATAGGAGAAAAAGAAGGGGCTGAAAGCCGAAAGCCAAGGGCAGGTAATAGTAGAAGCCTGCGTTGCTAACATGAGATACCGCCCACTGGCTTGTGAAAAAATTGGTGTAAACAAACTTCCAAGGCAGATACTCTAATTGACCAACATAGAGGTAGGTTGAGAGGGTTTCCAAGAAAACGGCGATAAAGAGGAAGGGGAAGAGGTAAATGAAGAAGCTCCTTCGGTCTTTAAACAAAAGATAAATGAAGAGAGGCAAAATCAAAATCGCCATATCAAACCGAATAAGGAAACTAAACCCCATAATCACTGACGAAATAAGGTAATCTCTGGTACGTGTTTGCTGTGCCTCGAATCCGTGGAAAAAGGCATATAATCCAGCTAAAAAAAAGGCAATGGCTGGAAGGTCACTCATTACCCACCTTGTAAAATCTAAAAGGTAGGGAATTGTGCCAAAAGCAACCGAGGCAACAAAGGCGAAATCGAGTCTTTTTGTTAATTGGCGAACAAGCAAAAAAATGAAGAGGGTAGAAATCAGAAGGTAAGCAATCATTAAAAACCGGGCAACCTCAATTTCGGGTGGTATGAAGAGGATAAG from Candidatus Bathyarchaeota archaeon encodes:
- a CDS encoding glycosyltransferase family 39 protein, translating into MITIISVLLIVGSFSAFVYSQYASNYYADIDGFCYLNTVGSIWSHISGGLKYWIDPLRSPLLILFIPPEIEVARFLMIAYLLISTLFIFLLVRQLTKRLDFAFVASVAFGTIPYLLDFTRWVMSDLPAIAFFLAGLYAFFHGFEAQQTRTRDYLISSVIMGFSFLIRFDMAILILPLFIYLLFKDRRSFFIYLFPFLFIAVFLETLSTYLYVGQLEYLPWKFVYTNFFTSQWAVSHVSNAGFYYYLPLAFGFQPLLFLLSFISLFAVFKVKDTRYLLIASMLIFYTVAFFMAPKTTPRVYVINYFALAILLSTLFFTALSKVTCLQKKFSVKKYPILLVVLIAVLLIPNFALQSHFQYSGWNPQEPIQHLVDEGKFANKSILSNCFQGLIFFISATNSTSKPLPPINRINQVDCILTQQHNVEILRAELKEKDYDLFLYFQYPELSNLNPAELAYLMENYRYETMPCGDYYLYLFYLK